A window of Streptomyces sp. Je 1-332 genomic DNA:
GCACTCTGGCGGCCACGTACGCCGAAGTCGTCGACTCGGCTCGCCAGTTGACCGACTCGCTGGGCGACAGCGAACGAGCCGCCGTGTTCGCAGGCACCGCGACCCGCGTCTACGGCCTGTGACTCACCGGGGCGACGACACCCGCGTCGGCGGCAGAAACTCCCGGACGTATGTCCGCTCCCAGTAGGCGCCCGTCTCCCGCAGCTCGCGCCAGGTCGTGAAGCGGTAGCGGTAGAGCCGGGCGCGGATGTACGCGGGAGGCGCGTCCGGCGGGAACGGGACGTGCCGCAGCAGCCGCAGCGTGGCCGGGTCGCCGTCCAGGAGCCGCTCCACCAGCGGGCCGAACCACGAGCGCGCGTAGGCGGGGGAGAGCGCCGCGAACCACATCATCCAGTCGAGCCGCAGATGGTAGGGGGCGAACTGCCGTGGCCGGCGGCGCACATCGCCCGGCTTGCCCTTGAACTCGTACTCCCGCCACTCCGACTCCTGGCGGGGTGTCGTGTCCGCCGTGCCCTCGATGACCACCTCCTGCCGGACGCGGCTGACGCTGCCGAACGCGCCGTACGCGTTGACGAGATGGAGCGGGTCGTAGGAGTAGTTCATGATCTGCCCGCGCGTGAAGAGATTGCGCGCCGGACGGTAACTCAGCCCCAGGATCAGTGCGGTCACCGCGATGACGACCACCTCGTACCAGAGCGGGGGAGCAGGCGAGGTCGTGGACGGCGCTCCCGCACCGCCCAGGTCCACGACGGACACGGCGAGCACGATCGTCAGCCAGTTCAGCCAGGCGAAGTTGCCGGACAGGACGAGCCACAACTGGGTGACGATCATCAGGCAGGCGGCGGCCGTCGCGATCGGCTGCGGCGTGAACAACAGGACGGGCACGACGAGTTGGGTGAAGTGGTTCGCGGCGACCTCCGCCCGGTGGACGGGTTCGGGCAGGTGGTGGAAGAACCGGCTCAGCGGGCCCGGCATCGGCTGTGTCTCGTGGTGGAAGTACAGGCAGGTGAGCTTGCGCCAGCAGGCGTCGCCGCGCATCTTGATCAGCCCGGCCCCGAACTCGACGCGGAACAGCACCCAGCGCAGCAGCAGGAGGATGAGCACCGGGGGCGCCGTCTCGCCATTTCCGAGGAAGACGGCGAGGAAGCCCACCTCCAGGAGCAGCGACTCCCAGCCGAAGCCGTACCAGGTCTGTCCCACGTTCACGATCGAGAGGTACAGGACCCACGGCACGAGCCAGAGCAGCATGCCGCCCCACAGGGGCAGGAGCCCGTCGACGCCCGCGAGCAGCGCGAGGGCGCAGGCGCAGCCGGACCACGCGACGAGGGCGAAGAAGCGGTCCGAGTAGTGCAGCTGGAAGAGGCTCGGCGCTCGACGGAACGGCACACGCTCGACGTAGCGCGGCACGGGCAGCATGCCGTGCTCCCCGATCAGCGCACGGAACTGCAGCGCGGCGCCCAGGAACGCCACGAGATAGAGCGCGGCGAGGCCCCGCTGAAACACGAGGCGCCCGAGCCAGTACTGATCCGCTGTGAACCACTCCACAAGCCCATCTTGCGCCCAACCCGACCGCCCGCCCTCCCCGGCTCGCGCGACTGACGCCGCCTCTGACGCACCAGTCGCCTCCCGCCTCGCGCCCCGCACCAGCCGCCTCGCGCCCCGCACGCCCCAGCCCTCTCCCGCCTTGCGCACCGTCTCCGGCTGGCTCAGAGAATGGGGTGAAAGCGCCCGACAACAGGCGGGAGAGCGCGGTGCGTGTGCCCATCAGGCTCGCCAGGAACCATGCGGCCGTCTTCGCGATATCCGCGGCCATCGCCGTCGCTGGATGCTCCGGCGGTGGCGGCGAGAACGCCGCTGACGGTGGCTCCGAGCTGTTCATGCAGCCGGTCGCCGCTCAGGGTCCCGATCCTTTCACCGACTCCACCGCGACATCCACGGCGAGCCCCTCGCCCGTCACCCGTTCGCCGCAGCCCTCGCCGACGGGAACCTCATCGCCCACGGCCCAGGGCGTGCGCTCCCTCTCGGGCGGTACGCCAGGCCTGTACGGCGGTACGCGCTCCCTCGCCAGCTGCGATGTCGACGCCCAGGTCCGTTTCCTCAGCGCCGACCAGGGCAAGAGCCGCGCCTTCGCCCAGGTCTCGGGCGTCTCGCAGGCCGGCATTCCCGGCTTCCTGCGCGGCCTGACGCCCGTCGTGCTGCGGGCCGACACCCGCGTCACCAACCACGGCTATCGCGACGGCGGCGTCACCAGCTACCAGTCCGTACTGCAGACCGGCACCGCGGTCCTCGTCGACAACCGAGGACTGCCGCGCGTGCGGTGCGCCTGCGGAAACCCGCTGAAGCCGCCGGTCGCGCTCAAGGGCACCCCGAGCCACCAGGGCAAGCAGTGGTCCGGTTACCGCCCGGCGCAGGTCGTGGTGGTGACTCCGGCCCCGAAGATCATCGTGAACATCACCATCGTGAACATCGTCGACAACACCTGGATCGAGCGGAAGATCGGGGACAAGCACGGCCGCCACGACCACACCGTGCCGCCTCCGACACCGACCCCCAGCACGCCTACACCGAGCACGCCGACTCCCAGCACGCCGACTCCCAGCACCCCCACCCCGAGTACGCCGACCCCCAGCACGCCCACCCCGAGCACCCCGTCCCCGAGCGACCCCGACGACAGCGACTCGCCCAGTGACAGCGACTCGCCCAGCGACAGTGACACCCCGAGCGACAGTGACTCGCCCAGCGACAGTGACACTCCGAGTGACAGTGACACCCCGAGTGACAGCGACTCGCCCAGCGAAATGGGCGACACCTCCACGGACTGCCCCACGCTCGCTCCCGGCACGGGCGCGGAGCCGCCCACCGACGTCCCGACGGAGATTCCACCGGGCTGCCCCACGCCCGTGCCGAGCGGCTGAGCGTGCGCGCTCGGGCCCGACAGCGAAGAATCATGAAGTGTCATGACGACCACGTCACTGCCGGACGACTGGCCAGCGCATCCACGGTCGATCCTGGCTCTCAACCACACAGGCTGCTTCGACTGGGACCTCGACAGCGGCCTGATGCATCTCGACGCCGCCGGCCACGAGGTCTTCGACCTGCGGGCCGGTGAGTACGACGGCCACCCGACGAGCCTCGCCGTCCGCGTCCCACCGGTGGAGTCGCACCGCCTCGACGCCTACGTCTCGCACGCCCTCAAGGACGGCAGCCGGACCTACGGCATCTACTTCCGCATCCGGCTGCGCGACGGCGGACTCCGCTGGACCCATACCCAAGGGTTCATCCAGCGTGACGCAACGGGCAGGCCGCGCCGCATCGTGGGCATCGTCCGCGACGCCACCCAGGAACTGGGCGACAGCACGGCCCGGCATCAGCGCGCCGACGAGGAGGAGGACAGGCGCCGCCGTACGAGCATCGTGCAGGGCACCACGGCGGCCCTCGCGCACGCGCGCACCGTCCGTGACGTCATCGACGTACTCAAGGACACCCACGGCCTCGCACACCTGGGCGCGTCGAACCTGGTCATGGGCCTGGTCGAGGCCGGGCGGATCCGGCTGGTCGCGGAAGGGCCCGTGGGCAGCTTCGTGCCGGGCACCAAGTTCACGCGGATCGACGAGCGGTTTCCGATGAGCGACGCCGTGCGCACCCTCTCGCCGCGCTTCATCGAGACGGCGGCCGAGTTCGCGGCCTCGTACCCGGAGCTGTGGCCGCACATAGACGAGCTGGGCATCACATCGGCCGCGTATCTGCCGCTGATCGCGCAGGCCAAGCCGATCGGCGTGCTCGGCCTGCTCTACCAGGACAAGACCGGCTTCACCGAGGAGGAGCGCAACGTCCTCGTCGCGCTCGGCAGCGGCATCGCGCAGAGCCTCCAGCGCGCCATGTTCTACGAGCAGGAGAAGGACCTCGCCCAGGGCCTCCAGCAGGCGATGCTGCCGCGCACCATCCCCGGCGTACCCGGCGCCGACGTCGCGGTCCGCTACCGCTCGGCGGCGCTCGGCCGGGACATCGGCGGCGACTGGTACGACGTGATCCCGCTGCCGGGCGGCCGGGTCGGGGCGGTCATCGGCGACGTCCAGGGCCATGACACCCACGCCGCGGCCGTCATGGGCCAGCTGCGCATCGTGCTGCGCGCCTACGCCGCCGAGGGGCACACGCCCGCCACCGTCATGGCCCGCGCCTCGGGCTTCCTGCACGAGTTGGATACCGAACGCTTCGCCACCTGCCTCTACGCGGAGGCCGACCTGACGTCGGGCGTGGTCCAACTGGTGCGAGCCGGTCACATCGACCCCCTCCTCCAGCAGACCGACGGAAGCTGCCGCAGGGTGCCGGTCGACGGAGGGCTCCCGCTGGGCCTCTCGGCCGAGTTCGGCCGGCTCGAATACCCGGTCACCACCTTCGAACTCGACGCGGGCCAGACCCTGTTGCTCTTCACCGACGGTCTCATCGAGGAGCCGGGCGTCGACCTCGACGACGGTCTGCGGGCCCTGGGCGAACTCGCCTGCTCGGGACCGGGCGACCTCCAGCAACTCGCGGACCGGCTCTGCGAGATCGCGGACGAACGCGGCGGCGAGGACGACGCGGCGCTGCTCCTCCTGCGCCGCCGCCCGGTCGACGCACCCCGCTCCGGCGGCCGCCTCCAGCAGCACGTGGGCCCCGGGGACCCGGAGGCCCTCGCCGAGGCCCGGCACATGATCCGGGCCGCGGTGCGCGCCTGGGGCGCCCGGGACCGCGCCGACGACATCGAGCTGGTGGCGGACGAGGTGATCACCAACGCGCTGATGCACACCGACGGCGCGGCGGTCGTGACCCTACGGGTGGTCAGCGGCACCGACCGGCGGCTGCGCGTGGAGGTCGAGGACTCGTCGAGCGCACTGCCGCGCCGCCGTGAGGCGGGGGAATCGGGAGTGTCGGGCCGGGGGTTGATGCTGGTGGACATGCTCGCGGACGGGTGGGGTGTCGAGTCGCGCGGCGGCGGCAAGAGCGTGTGGTGCGAGTTCATCGTGCCCGCGCGGGAAAGCCAGGGTTAGGAGCGAGTGGATGCCGGAACTCCCCGAGGTCGAGGCGCTGCGCGCCTTCCTCACCGACCACCTCGTCGGCCACGACATCGTCCGGGTGCTGCCCGTGGCGATCAGTGTCCTCAAGACGTACGACCCGCCGCTCGGCGCCCTCGAAGGGCGCACCGTCACGGCTGTCGCGCGCCACGGCAAGTTCCTCGACCTCGACGCCGACGGCCTGCATCTGGTCACCCACCTCGCCCGCGCGGGCTGGCTGCACTGGAAGGACCACCTCCCCGACGGTATGCCGCGCCCCGGCAAGGGCCCCCTCGCCCTGCGCGTCGCCCTGGAGACGGGGGAGGGGTTCGACCTGACGGAGGCGGGCACACAGAAACGCCTCGCGGTGTACGTGACGGAGGCACCGCAGGAGATCCCGGGCATCGCCCGCCTCGGCCCCGATCCGCTGGCCGCGGACTTCGACGAGGACCGTTTCGCCGCTCTCCTGTCGGACGAACGCAGGCAGATCAAGGGGGCGTTGCGGGACCAGACCCTGATCGCGGGCGTCGGGAACGCCTACAGCGACGAGATCCTGCACGCGGCCCGCATGTCCCCGTTCAAGCTCACGTCGAGCCTCACGAAGAAGGAGGTCCATGGGCTGTACGCGGCGCTGCGGACCACGCTGACCGAGGCTGTCGAGCGCTCGCACGGTGTGGCGGCGGGCCGTCTCAAGGCGGAGAAGAGGAGCGGCCTGCGCGTCCACGGCCGTGCCGGCGAACCGTGCCCCGTGTGCGGTGACACCATCCGCGAAGTCTCCTTCAGCGACTCCTCGCTGCAGTACTGCCCCACCTGCCAGACGGGCGGGAAGCCGCTTGCGGACCGGCGGATGTCGCGACTGCTGAAGTAGCCGGAAGCGTAGGGGAGTTCGTGGCGTGCGGGCGGCTCAGGTCCGCCGCAAGGTCAGCAG
This region includes:
- a CDS encoding lipase maturation factor family protein; amino-acid sequence: MEWFTADQYWLGRLVFQRGLAALYLVAFLGAALQFRALIGEHGMLPVPRYVERVPFRRAPSLFQLHYSDRFFALVAWSGCACALALLAGVDGLLPLWGGMLLWLVPWVLYLSIVNVGQTWYGFGWESLLLEVGFLAVFLGNGETAPPVLILLLLRWVLFRVEFGAGLIKMRGDACWRKLTCLYFHHETQPMPGPLSRFFHHLPEPVHRAEVAANHFTQLVVPVLLFTPQPIATAAACLMIVTQLWLVLSGNFAWLNWLTIVLAVSVVDLGGAGAPSTTSPAPPLWYEVVVIAVTALILGLSYRPARNLFTRGQIMNYSYDPLHLVNAYGAFGSVSRVRQEVVIEGTADTTPRQESEWREYEFKGKPGDVRRRPRQFAPYHLRLDWMMWFAALSPAYARSWFGPLVERLLDGDPATLRLLRHVPFPPDAPPAYIRARLYRYRFTTWRELRETGAYWERTYVREFLPPTRVSSPR
- a CDS encoding DUF6777 domain-containing protein gives rise to the protein MRVPIRLARNHAAVFAISAAIAVAGCSGGGGENAADGGSELFMQPVAAQGPDPFTDSTATSTASPSPVTRSPQPSPTGTSSPTAQGVRSLSGGTPGLYGGTRSLASCDVDAQVRFLSADQGKSRAFAQVSGVSQAGIPGFLRGLTPVVLRADTRVTNHGYRDGGVTSYQSVLQTGTAVLVDNRGLPRVRCACGNPLKPPVALKGTPSHQGKQWSGYRPAQVVVVTPAPKIIVNITIVNIVDNTWIERKIGDKHGRHDHTVPPPTPTPSTPTPSTPTPSTPTPSTPTPSTPTPSTPTPSTPSPSDPDDSDSPSDSDSPSDSDTPSDSDSPSDSDTPSDSDTPSDSDSPSEMGDTSTDCPTLAPGTGAEPPTDVPTEIPPGCPTPVPSG
- a CDS encoding SpoIIE family protein phosphatase; translated protein: MTTTSLPDDWPAHPRSILALNHTGCFDWDLDSGLMHLDAAGHEVFDLRAGEYDGHPTSLAVRVPPVESHRLDAYVSHALKDGSRTYGIYFRIRLRDGGLRWTHTQGFIQRDATGRPRRIVGIVRDATQELGDSTARHQRADEEEDRRRRTSIVQGTTAALAHARTVRDVIDVLKDTHGLAHLGASNLVMGLVEAGRIRLVAEGPVGSFVPGTKFTRIDERFPMSDAVRTLSPRFIETAAEFAASYPELWPHIDELGITSAAYLPLIAQAKPIGVLGLLYQDKTGFTEEERNVLVALGSGIAQSLQRAMFYEQEKDLAQGLQQAMLPRTIPGVPGADVAVRYRSAALGRDIGGDWYDVIPLPGGRVGAVIGDVQGHDTHAAAVMGQLRIVLRAYAAEGHTPATVMARASGFLHELDTERFATCLYAEADLTSGVVQLVRAGHIDPLLQQTDGSCRRVPVDGGLPLGLSAEFGRLEYPVTTFELDAGQTLLLFTDGLIEEPGVDLDDGLRALGELACSGPGDLQQLADRLCEIADERGGEDDAALLLLRRRPVDAPRSGGRLQQHVGPGDPEALAEARHMIRAAVRAWGARDRADDIELVADEVITNALMHTDGAAVVTLRVVSGTDRRLRVEVEDSSSALPRRREAGESGVSGRGLMLVDMLADGWGVESRGGGKSVWCEFIVPARESQG
- a CDS encoding DNA-formamidopyrimidine glycosylase family protein, which codes for MPELPEVEALRAFLTDHLVGHDIVRVLPVAISVLKTYDPPLGALEGRTVTAVARHGKFLDLDADGLHLVTHLARAGWLHWKDHLPDGMPRPGKGPLALRVALETGEGFDLTEAGTQKRLAVYVTEAPQEIPGIARLGPDPLAADFDEDRFAALLSDERRQIKGALRDQTLIAGVGNAYSDEILHAARMSPFKLTSSLTKKEVHGLYAALRTTLTEAVERSHGVAAGRLKAEKRSGLRVHGRAGEPCPVCGDTIREVSFSDSSLQYCPTCQTGGKPLADRRMSRLLK